Proteins from a genomic interval of Zingiber officinale cultivar Zhangliang chromosome 2A, Zo_v1.1, whole genome shotgun sequence:
- the LOC122042358 gene encoding uncharacterized protein LOC122042358 isoform X3 yields MWDDDDNDDRSTDAAKTKVITEVVLPSIWEDTPWEEDPYLDIYGFDDEENYTPFEHESHITEGDYEDEDLSVHFLGLENLDNDYPISPNTVLPNEQQQVSWDDSDSELENYWQNIVEQVEHMEDQYFVTQATRRMGELSIQETSSTENEGDSHTEQQDVTNEIAHAGIEAPLIEQLEGLEYPILRSMMNQAVNENAFSSTSAISRYDPPPEPLMGQINYPPAQVNVRVTQQPETTINGKFRPRGYNHQPWTLPSAQTNDGAILILPEDIGSIMR; encoded by the coding sequence ATGTgggatgatgatgataatgatgatcGTAGCACAGATGCAGCAAAAACTAAAGTTATTACGGAAGTTGTTCTCCCTAGCATATGGGAAGACACTCCGtgggaggaagacccatatcttGATATCTATGGGTTTGATGATGAAGAAAATTATACCCCTTTTGAACATGAATCTCATATTACAGAAGGAGATTATGAAGATGAAGACTTAAGTGTGCATTTCTTGGGgttagaaaatcttgataatgATTATCCTATTTCACCTAACACTGTTCTTCCTAATGAACAACAACAGGTTAGCTGGGATGATTCGGATAGTGAATTAGAAAATTATTGGCAGAACATAGTTGAACAAGTTGAACACATGGAGGATCAATATTTTGTAACTCAAGCAACAAGACGAATGGGTGAATTATCAATACAAGAGACTTCATCAACAGAGAACGAAGGTGATAGTCATACTGAGCAACAGGATGTCACAAATGAAATTGCTCATGCAGGAATTGAAGCTCCTTTAATTGAACAATTGGAAGGATTAGAATATCCTATCCTTCGAAGTATGATGAACCAAGCAGTTAATGAAAATGCATTCTCCAGTACTAGCGCCATTTCAAGGTATGATCCTCCACCAGAACCTTTAATGGGACAAATTAACTATCCACCAGCGCAGGTCAATGTAAGAGTGACGCAGCAGCCGGAAACAACAATTAATGGAAAATTTAGGCCAAGAGGATATAACCATCAGCCATGGACTCTTCCATCAGCTCAAACTAATGATGGGGCAATCTTAATCTTACCAGAGGATATTGGCAGTATTATGAGGTAA
- the LOC122042358 gene encoding uncharacterized protein LOC122042358 isoform X1, with the protein MIEELIDYTNYLQSMVDKGKQWHENLYLKVRRLTQTTKIPVRRTPGAAGYDIFTDEEVHIMPRQQCLVKTGISLEFSEGYYARIAPRSGSAYRHNFIVNAGVIDSDFRGEVCLLIYNFSDLTLSLEHGRSIAQLVFEKIMIPPVMEVNDLRQTVRGTGSFGSTEMEELRSSDELIFSAARKSLINRLYNIEIILQIPGINDTKVQAILDTGATTCCICQNALPNEAFEDINYKVLFSGINSQQEASKKLRNGYMTIGVHKFRIPFTYQLEMNLKDGIQMLVGCNFIKSMAGGLRIEGSEITFYKEITTIRTSPEVFVSAKAIPELDMNEEEYLTMHEDFFIPQHSLTTINFKMRYATTMQKLKEAGYIGENPTLHWSKNKVLCTLDIINPDITIQDKPLKHVTPAMEATFKVPIEALLKLKVIQPSMSRHRTIAFIVQSGTTVDPATGQEKKG; encoded by the coding sequence ATGATCGAAGAACTAATTGACTACACCAACTACCTACAAAGTATGGTGGACAAAGGAAAGCAGTGGCatgaaaatttatatttaaaggTACGACGCCTAACACAAACAACAAAAATACCTGTCCGCAGAACACCTGGGGCGGCTGGTTATGATATATTCACTGATGAAGAAGTTCACATAATGCCCCGACAACAATGCCTGGTTAAGACTGGAATTAGCCTGGAATTTTCTGAAGGCTATTATGCTCGAATTGCACCACGATCTGGAAGTGCATATCGACATAACTTTATAGTCAATGCGGGTGTCATTGACTCTGACTTCCGGGGAGAGGTATGTCTTTTGATCTACAATTTTTCTGATCTAACATTATCTCTTGAGCATGGCAGATCTATTGCTCAACtggtttttgaaaaaattatgataccaCCGGTAATGGAGGTAAATGATTTGAGGCAAACAGTTAGAGGAACTGGTTCTTTTGGTTCAACAGAAATGGAGGAACTAAGGTCCTCCGATGAATTAATATTTTCGGCAGCAAGGAAGTCGTTAATCAACCGCCTTTATAACATTGAGATTATTCTTCAGATCCCAGGGATTAATGATACAAAGGTTCAAGCTATTTTGGATACAGGTGCTACAACTTGTTGTATTTGTCAAAATGCTCTGCCAAATGAAGCCTTTGAAGATATTAATTACAAGGTCCTTTTCTCTGGTATCAATTCACAACAGGAGGCTAGCAAGAAACTCAGAAATGGATATATGACAATTGGGGTTCATAAATTCAGGATCCCTTTTACCTATCAATtagaaatgaatttaaaagatggAATCCAAATGCTGGTAGGATGCAATTTTATCAAATCCATGGCAGGAGGTCTACGAATAGAAGGATCTGAAATTACTTTCTATAAGGAAATCACCACCATCAGGACCTCTCCAGAAGTATTTGTTTCAGCAAAGGCTATCCCAGAATTGGACATGAATGAAGAAGAATATTTAACTATGCATGAAGACTTCTTTATCCCTCAACATTCCTTAACAACTATTAACTTCAAGATGAGATATGCTACAACCATGCAGAAATTAAAGGAGGCCGGATACATTGGTGAAAATCCAACATTACATTGGTCAAAAAACAAGGTACTATGTACTTTAGACATTATAAATCCTGATATCACAATACAGGATAAACCCCTGAAGCACGTCACACCAGCAATGGAAGCAACCTTTAAAGTACCTATTGAAGCTTTGTTAAAATTAAAGGTAATTCAGCCCAGTATGAGCCGGCATAGGACTATAGCATTCATAGTTCAATCAGGAACCACAGTAGATCCTGCTACGGGTCAAGAAAAAAAAGGATAA
- the LOC122042358 gene encoding uncharacterized protein LOC122042358 isoform X2, which yields MWIQWRMAYAADYEALIQMAGETQNILSAIRRSFLLEDPYQGSTVEQDQAYIDIERLSCNSMKDIFNYLNDYKILAAKSGRMFISTELSDKLFRKMPPIIGNEIEAAFKAKYPANQLGVIPRIHFTYQYLAEICKKAAIQKSVKDLAFCSKIPIPGYYNKQKKYGLRKAKNYKGKPHDSHVRVFKKKKADQQKKCKCFICGEPGHFARDCKKQIGNIARAAILEQLDLPSDYDILFVDLNEADSDAICSFSEGEAGPSYVNLVLEETPWIQETTFMLGAEKLRVAKSGIRG from the coding sequence atgtgGATACAATGGCGGATGGCCTATGCTGCTGACTATGAGGCTCTCATACAAATGGCTGGGGAAACCCAGAACATTTTATCTGCCATACGAAGGTCCTTTTTACTTGAGGACCCTTATCAAGGCTCTACAGTGGAGCAAGATCAAGCATACATTGACATTGAAAGATTATCTTGCAATAGTATGAAAGACATTTTTAATTATCTTAATGATTACAAGATTTTAGCAGCAAAATCAGGCCGTATGTTCATAAGTACTGAGCTCTCTGATAAACTATTTCGGAAAATGCCACCTATAATTGGAAATGAGATTGAGGCAGCCTTTAAAGCTAAATACCCAGCCAATCAACTTGGTGTGATACCGAGAATTCATTTTACATATCAGTATTTAGCAGAAATATGCAAGAAGGCAGCAATACAGAAAAGTGTCAAAGACCTCGCCTTTTGTAGTAAAATCCCAATACCGGGATACTACAACAAACAAAAGAAGTATGGATTACGAAAGGCTAAGAATTACAAAGGGAAGCCACATGATTCCCATGTTCGCGTTTTCAAGAAAAAGAAGGCAGATCAACAGAAAAAATGTAAATGTTTTATCTGTGGAGAACCAGGCCATTTCGCTCGTGATTGTAAGAAGCAAATAGGAAATATTGCAAGAGCAGCTATACTTGAACAATTAGATCTCCCTTCGGATTATGACATATTATTTGTAGATCTTAATGAAGCAGATTCTGATGCAATTTGTTCTTTTTCAGAAGGGGAAGCAGGGCCAAGTTATGTCAACTTGGTATTAGAAGAAACACCCTGGATACAAGAAACAACCTTCATGTTGGGAGCTGAAAAATTGCGGGTGGCGAAGTCAGGTATTCGTGGGTGA